One window from the genome of Comamonas sp. lk encodes:
- a CDS encoding LemA family protein has product MTSTTMVVLAIAVLVLIWAVAVYNRLLTSKNEVENAFAQIDVQLKRRHDLIPNLVEVARGYMQHEAQTLEAVTRARGEAVGAADKARQQPGQAQAMGALMAAEQALGGQMGRLMALAEAYPSLKADARMQQLSEEIASTENRIGFARQAFNDQVLEFNNHCGQFPDLIVARLAGFVHMEMLASTQSAQERLAPQVKF; this is encoded by the coding sequence ATGACTTCAACAACCATGGTGGTGTTGGCGATTGCGGTGCTGGTTCTGATCTGGGCGGTTGCTGTCTACAACCGCTTGCTCACCAGCAAGAACGAGGTTGAGAACGCTTTCGCCCAGATCGATGTGCAGCTCAAGCGCCGCCATGACCTGATTCCCAATCTGGTGGAAGTGGCGCGCGGCTATATGCAGCACGAGGCCCAGACGCTGGAGGCCGTGACCCGCGCCCGTGGCGAGGCCGTGGGTGCGGCAGACAAGGCACGCCAGCAGCCCGGTCAGGCCCAGGCCATGGGTGCGTTGATGGCCGCCGAGCAGGCGCTGGGCGGGCAGATGGGCCGGCTGATGGCGCTGGCCGAGGCCTACCCCAGCCTCAAGGCCGATGCGCGCATGCAGCAGCTGAGCGAGGAGATTGCCAGCACCGAAAACCGCATCGGCTTTGCGCGCCAGGCTTTCAACGATCAGGTGCTGGAGTTCAACAACCACTGCGGTCAGTTTCCCGATCTGATCGTGGCCCGTCTGGCGGGCTTTGTGCATATGGAGATGCTGGCCTCCACCCAGAGCGCGCAGGAGCGTCTGGCGCCCCAGGTCAAGTTCTAA
- the serS gene encoding serine--tRNA ligase encodes MLDIQLLRKDLDSVVARLLTRKNPQVFLNVEVFKALESERKSIQTRTEELQSKRNQLSKQIGMLMGKGEKDAAEAAKAEVAALKTELEQSATRLEQIQTELQAMLVAVPNLPHESVPVGADETGNVQVRAWGTPKTFDFEVKDHVDLGTPLGLDFEAGVKLTGSRFTVMQGQIARLHRALAQFMVDLQTEEHGYTECYVPYIVNSDSLKGTGQLPKFEGDLFAANKGGQDAEPVPDTAALYLIPTSEVPLTNLVRDEVLAEDRLPIKLTAHSPCFRSEAGSAGRDTRGLIRQHQFDKVEMVQVVHPEKSYEALEEMTGHAEAVLQKLGLPYRVMSLCTGDMGFGAAKTYDLEVWLPAQDTFREISSVSNCEAFQARRMQARFKNALGKNELVHTLNGSGLAVGRTLVAVLENYQNADGSITVPEALVSYMGGKTLLKA; translated from the coding sequence ATGCTCGACATTCAACTTCTCCGCAAAGATCTGGACTCGGTCGTCGCTCGACTGCTGACCCGCAAGAACCCTCAAGTCTTCCTGAATGTGGAAGTCTTCAAGGCGCTGGAATCGGAACGCAAGTCCATCCAGACGCGCACCGAGGAGCTGCAGTCCAAGCGCAATCAGCTGTCCAAGCAGATCGGCATGCTGATGGGCAAGGGCGAGAAAGACGCCGCCGAAGCCGCCAAGGCCGAAGTGGCCGCCCTGAAGACCGAGCTGGAACAATCGGCCACACGTCTGGAGCAGATCCAGACCGAGCTGCAAGCCATGCTGGTGGCCGTGCCCAATCTGCCGCATGAATCCGTGCCCGTGGGTGCCGATGAAACCGGCAACGTGCAGGTGCGCGCCTGGGGTACGCCCAAGACTTTCGACTTCGAAGTCAAGGATCACGTCGATCTGGGCACGCCCCTGGGTCTGGACTTCGAAGCCGGCGTCAAGCTGACCGGTTCGCGCTTTACCGTGATGCAGGGCCAGATTGCCCGTCTGCACCGCGCTCTGGCCCAGTTCATGGTCGATCTGCAGACCGAAGAGCACGGCTACACCGAATGTTATGTGCCCTATATCGTCAACAGCGATTCGCTCAAGGGCACGGGCCAGTTGCCCAAGTTTGAAGGCGATCTGTTTGCGGCCAACAAGGGCGGTCAGGATGCCGAGCCCGTGCCCGACACGGCGGCGCTCTACTTGATCCCCACCTCCGAAGTGCCGCTGACCAATCTGGTGCGCGACGAAGTGCTGGCCGAAGACCGTCTGCCCATCAAGCTGACGGCGCACAGCCCTTGCTTCCGTTCCGAAGCCGGCTCCGCAGGCCGCGACACACGCGGTCTGATCCGCCAGCACCAGTTCGACAAGGTCGAGATGGTGCAGGTCGTGCATCCCGAAAAGAGCTACGAAGCGCTGGAAGAAATGACGGGTCACGCCGAAGCCGTGCTGCAAAAGCTGGGCTTGCCTTACCGCGTGATGAGCCTGTGCACGGGCGATATGGGCTTTGGCGCGGCCAAGACCTATGACCTGGAAGTGTGGCTGCCTGCGCAAGACACTTTCCGTGAAATCAGCTCGGTCAGCAATTGCGAAGCCTTCCAGGCTCGCCGCATGCAGGCCCGCTTCAAGAATGCCCTGGGCAAGAACGAACTGGTGCACACCTTGAACGGTTCCGGTCTGGCCGTAGGCCGCACGCTGGTGGCTGTTTTGGAAAATTACCAGAACGCCGACGGCTCGATTACTGTGCCCGAAGCTCTGGTTTCGTACATGGGTGGCAAAACTTTGCTGAAGGCCTGA
- a CDS encoding IclR family transcriptional regulator produces the protein MIDEDMKNSEETNSARLDGDTPNLRLFALLEAVAQKNVPFTLQTMVEETGLPKPTMHRMLSQLESAGILQRDGNGRHYGTGQRLMRLAESVLLNNTTHGARHAVLTQLVHELGESCNITAFSGSEVLYLDRVETPAPLRFYLHPGSRVPAHCSATGKLFLSQMALAQRRRLLSNVPLEAFTGNTLTTFEALEQELEQVREQGYAFDNEEFLPGLLCLGVLVPAPNGSSNMGLAVQAPIMRFSKEKALSFLPKLQAAVAAIARINDEISPEADDD, from the coding sequence ATGATCGATGAAGATATGAAGAACAGCGAAGAAACCAACTCGGCTCGCCTTGACGGAGACACGCCCAACCTGCGTTTGTTTGCGTTGCTGGAAGCCGTTGCCCAGAAAAACGTGCCTTTCACCCTGCAAACCATGGTGGAAGAGACGGGTCTGCCCAAGCCGACAATGCACCGCATGCTTTCCCAGTTGGAAAGCGCCGGCATCCTGCAGAGAGACGGCAATGGACGTCACTACGGCACGGGTCAGCGCCTGATGCGTCTGGCGGAAAGCGTGTTGCTCAACAACACCACGCACGGCGCGCGGCATGCGGTGCTGACCCAGCTGGTGCACGAGCTGGGCGAGAGCTGCAACATCACCGCTTTCTCGGGCAGCGAGGTCTTGTATCTGGACCGTGTGGAGACGCCGGCCCCGCTGCGTTTTTATCTGCACCCGGGCTCGCGCGTGCCGGCGCACTGCTCGGCCACGGGCAAGCTGTTCCTGAGCCAGATGGCGCTGGCGCAGCGCCGCAGGCTGCTGTCCAACGTGCCGCTGGAAGCCTTCACCGGCAACACCTTGACGACTTTCGAGGCCTTGGAGCAGGAGCTCGAGCAGGTGCGCGAACAGGGCTATGCATTTGATAACGAAGAGTTTCTGCCGGGATTGCTGTGCCTGGGCGTGCTGGTACCGGCACCCAATGGCAGTTCCAACATGGGCCTTGCCGTGCAGGCTCCCATCATGCGTTTTTCCAAGGAGAAAGCCCTGTCCTTTCTCCCCAAGCTGCAGGCGGCCGTCGCGGCGATCGCCCGCATCAATGATGAAATTTCACCGGAAGCCGACGATGACTGA
- the radC gene encoding DNA repair protein RadC: protein MPIKDLPADCQPREKLAQRGAAALSDAELLAIVLRTGMAGKTVLQLADELLRLPGAGGLAGLLAASYQDLGAVKGLGPAKRAELMAVLELARRATAQPLRERDVFASPEAVKQFLQLHLAAKPHEVFAVLFLDSQNRLLALEEMFRGTLTQTSVYPREVVLRALHHQSGAVILAHNHPSGSVQASAADKSLTQTLQSALALVDVRVLDHVIVAPGAALSMAEEGLL from the coding sequence ATGCCGATCAAAGACCTGCCCGCAGATTGCCAGCCGCGCGAAAAACTCGCGCAGCGGGGCGCGGCTGCGCTGTCGGATGCCGAGCTGCTGGCCATTGTTTTGCGCACCGGCATGGCCGGCAAGACGGTGCTGCAGCTGGCCGATGAGCTGCTCAGGCTACCGGGCGCCGGGGGGCTGGCCGGACTGCTGGCCGCCAGCTACCAGGATTTGGGTGCCGTCAAAGGCCTGGGCCCTGCCAAGCGCGCCGAGCTGATGGCCGTGCTGGAGCTGGCCCGCCGCGCCACGGCCCAGCCGCTGCGCGAGCGCGACGTGTTTGCCTCGCCCGAGGCCGTCAAGCAGTTCCTGCAGCTGCATCTGGCCGCCAAGCCCCATGAAGTATTTGCCGTGTTGTTTCTTGATAGTCAAAACCGTTTGCTAGCCCTGGAAGAGATGTTTAGAGGAACGCTGACCCAGACCTCGGTCTACCCCCGGGAAGTGGTGCTGCGCGCCCTGCACCACCAGTCGGGCGCCGTCATCCTGGCCCATAACCATCCCAGCGGCAGCGTGCAGGCCAGCGCTGCCGACAAATCCCTGACCCAAACTCTGCAATCGGCTCTGGCCCTGGTGGACGTGCGCGTGCTTGACCATGTCATCGTGGCGCCGGGTGCGGCCCTGTCCATGGCCGAGGAGGGCTTGCTGTGA
- a CDS encoding Smr/MutS family protein, giving the protein MIHAHRSLQDLAGISRQLKLAREHAEARALAQAQARAAKERERNLFVLSVGKVEQLRARNAVSFQVPPPAPLPLQLVLDEQNVLREAMSDEFDVSTLLDVDDQLSFRRPGIGLEVTRKLRGGQWSIQRQLDLHGLRSDEAREALGQFIRLSHRTGIRCVRIVHGKGLGSPGRMPVLKSKVQRWLVQKKEVLAFVQARPAEGGAGALVVLLQPGKRQLF; this is encoded by the coding sequence GTGATCCACGCCCACCGCTCCCTGCAGGATCTGGCCGGAATCTCGCGCCAGCTCAAGCTCGCCCGCGAACATGCCGAGGCCCGGGCGCTGGCACAGGCCCAGGCCCGCGCCGCCAAAGAGCGCGAGCGCAATCTGTTTGTGCTCAGCGTTGGCAAGGTCGAACAGCTGCGCGCCCGCAACGCCGTGAGCTTTCAGGTGCCGCCCCCGGCACCGCTGCCGCTGCAACTGGTGCTGGACGAGCAGAACGTGCTGCGCGAGGCCATGAGCGACGAATTCGACGTCAGCACCTTGCTGGACGTGGATGACCAGCTGAGCTTTCGCCGCCCCGGTATAGGGCTGGAAGTCACGCGCAAGCTGCGCGGCGGGCAGTGGAGCATTCAGCGCCAGCTCGATCTGCACGGCCTGCGCTCCGACGAAGCCCGCGAGGCGCTGGGCCAGTTCATACGCCTGTCGCACCGCACCGGCATACGCTGCGTGCGCATCGTCCACGGCAAAGGCCTGGGCTCGCCGGGCCGCATGCCGGTGCTCAAATCCAAGGTCCAGCGCTGGCTGGTGCAGAAAAAAGAAGTGCTGGCTTTTGTACAAGCCCGCCCGGCCGAAGGCGGAGCCGGCGCCCTGGTCGTGCTGCTGCAACCCGGCAAACGCCAGCTTTTCTAG
- a CDS encoding bifunctional enoyl-CoA hydratase/phosphate acetyltransferase gives MASITSLAVAAAETTATPRPHLQQLQERALAKGPITVAVAYPCDAGSLQAAMQAADTGLIKPLLVGPQDRIEAAAKAARLDLSGAEIHATADDARAAAAQAAALCRDGLASALMKGSLHSDDLLGAAVAREAGLRGNCRASHVFVMDIPGYDRPLLMTDCVVNIFPSLMDKRDIAQNAVNLAHAIGIERPRVAVLSAVETVNPAIPGTIDAAALCKMADRGQITGGIFDGPLAYDNAISLHSAHNKGIVSDVAGRPDVLLVPSLEAGNMIYKQLVYMANAECAGLVLGMRVPIVLTSRSDSVASRIASCALAVLASPAPRAGKES, from the coding sequence ATGGCATCCATCACCTCCCTCGCCGTGGCAGCCGCCGAGACCACTGCCACGCCCCGTCCCCACCTTCAGCAACTGCAAGAGCGCGCACTAGCCAAAGGCCCCATCACCGTGGCCGTGGCCTACCCCTGCGATGCTGGCTCTCTGCAAGCCGCCATGCAGGCCGCCGACACCGGTCTGATCAAGCCCCTGCTGGTCGGCCCGCAAGATCGCATTGAAGCCGCAGCCAAAGCCGCCAGACTGGATTTGTCCGGCGCAGAAATTCATGCCACCGCCGACGATGCGCGGGCAGCCGCCGCCCAGGCAGCCGCCCTGTGCCGCGACGGTCTGGCCAGTGCCCTGATGAAAGGCAGTCTGCACAGCGACGATCTGCTGGGCGCTGCCGTGGCACGCGAAGCAGGCCTGCGCGGCAACTGCCGCGCCAGTCATGTCTTCGTCATGGATATCCCCGGCTACGACCGCCCTTTGCTGATGACGGACTGCGTGGTCAACATCTTCCCCAGTCTGATGGACAAGCGGGACATCGCACAGAACGCGGTGAACCTGGCCCATGCCATAGGCATCGAGCGCCCCCGCGTGGCCGTGCTCTCGGCAGTGGAAACCGTCAACCCCGCCATTCCCGGCACCATCGATGCCGCAGCCCTGTGCAAGATGGCAGACCGCGGCCAGATCACCGGAGGCATTTTTGACGGCCCGCTGGCCTACGACAACGCCATCTCCCTGCATTCGGCTCACAACAAGGGCATAGTCTCGGACGTCGCAGGACGGCCCGACGTGCTGCTGGTTCCCAGCCTCGAAGCTGGCAACATGATTTACAAGCAGCTGGTCTACATGGCCAATGCCGAATGTGCAGGCCTGGTGCTGGGCATGCGCGTACCGATTGTGCTGACCAGCCGCTCCGACTCCGTGGCCAGCCGCATTGCCTCCTGTGCGCTGGCCGTGCTTGCCAGCCCTGCACCCCGGGCCGGCAAGGAGTCGTGA
- a CDS encoding M48 family metalloprotease: MKFWERQRQARRSTRWLLMAFALCVLAVVASVHFGLMLAWWLGTRLLGGWDYPAGFAAVNVGVTLLLVLGGWWVETDQLRSGGRKLAVRVGARQAQPGGSLAEQQLCNIVAEMCIAARLSPPQVTVLARTQAINAFAAGWDAEDAIIAVTQGALEQLSREEMQGLVAHELSHLREGDTRLNMQLAGMVYGLELIHNFGQSMRERDSVFTQWFGAFIQAAGFVGWFSGQLLKAAVSRQREHLADARAVQWTRSKDGLGGVLRKLMTQRQLARQQFGSWQADARSHVGLDHRTLQHMLLTETPHASRLEDWLESHPPLQERVRRIYGRDMQALPLPVNTVPQGR; encoded by the coding sequence GTGAAGTTCTGGGAACGACAACGCCAGGCCAGGCGCAGCACGCGCTGGCTGCTGATGGCGTTTGCCCTGTGCGTGCTGGCCGTGGTGGCATCGGTGCATTTCGGTCTGATGCTGGCCTGGTGGCTGGGCACCCGGCTGCTGGGCGGCTGGGACTATCCGGCCGGTTTTGCGGCCGTCAATGTGGGGGTGACCTTGCTGCTGGTTCTGGGCGGCTGGTGGGTGGAGACCGATCAGCTGCGCAGCGGCGGGCGCAAGCTGGCGGTACGGGTGGGTGCGCGCCAGGCCCAGCCCGGCGGCTCGCTGGCCGAGCAGCAACTGTGCAACATCGTGGCCGAGATGTGTATTGCCGCCCGGCTTTCGCCGCCCCAGGTCACGGTGCTGGCGCGCACCCAGGCCATCAACGCTTTTGCTGCGGGCTGGGATGCCGAAGATGCCATCATCGCCGTGACCCAGGGCGCACTCGAACAACTGAGCCGCGAGGAAATGCAGGGACTGGTGGCACATGAGCTGTCCCATCTGCGCGAGGGCGATACCCGGCTCAACATGCAGCTGGCCGGCATGGTCTACGGGCTGGAGCTGATTCATAACTTCGGCCAGAGCATGCGTGAGCGCGACAGCGTTTTCACCCAGTGGTTTGGTGCCTTCATTCAGGCGGCCGGCTTTGTGGGTTGGTTTAGCGGCCAGTTACTGAAGGCTGCGGTCTCGCGCCAGCGCGAACATCTGGCCGATGCGCGTGCCGTGCAATGGACGCGCAGCAAGGACGGCCTGGGCGGCGTGCTGCGCAAGCTCATGACCCAGCGCCAGCTGGCCAGGCAGCAGTTCGGCAGTTGGCAGGCCGATGCCAGAAGCCATGTGGGCCTGGATCACCGCACGCTGCAGCACATGCTGCTGACGGAAACCCCGCACGCCAGCCGCCTGGAGGACTGGTTGGAGTCGCATCCTCCGCTGCAGGAGCGCGTGCGCCGCATCTATGGGCGCGATATGCAGGCCCTGCCTTTGCCGGTCAATACCGTGCCTCAGGGGCGATAG
- the ispH gene encoding 4-hydroxy-3-methylbut-2-enyl diphosphate reductase → MVGAKEILLAEPRGFCAGVDRAIEIVERALAKFGAPIYVRHEIVHNTFVVNDLKTKGAIFIEELDDVPAGATLVFSAHGVSKAVQEEAKARGFSIFDATCPLVTKVHVEVAKLAKEGYEFLMIGHKGHPEVEGTMGQLSEGIHLVEDEADVATVAPRQTEKLAVVTQTTLSVDDAAGIMAAIRARFPQVREPKQQDICYATQNRQDAVKVLAPQTDVLIVVGSPTSSNSNRLRELADRLGTPAYMVDNAGELKEEWFVDAARVGLTAGASAPEVLVNEVIARIKQLGAVAVRKMDGIEETIKFPLPKGLKIDAATGLEIEVRKAPETGH, encoded by the coding sequence GTGGTGGGCGCCAAGGAAATCCTGCTGGCCGAGCCGCGCGGCTTTTGCGCCGGCGTGGACCGGGCCATCGAGATCGTGGAGCGGGCGCTGGCCAAGTTCGGCGCCCCCATCTATGTGCGCCATGAGATCGTGCACAACACCTTTGTGGTCAACGATCTCAAGACCAAGGGCGCCATCTTTATTGAAGAGCTGGACGATGTGCCAGCGGGCGCTACCCTGGTGTTCAGCGCCCATGGTGTGAGCAAGGCCGTGCAGGAAGAGGCCAAGGCGCGTGGCTTTTCCATCTTTGACGCCACCTGTCCCCTGGTCACCAAGGTGCATGTGGAGGTGGCCAAGCTGGCCAAAGAGGGCTATGAGTTCCTCATGATCGGCCACAAAGGTCACCCCGAGGTGGAAGGCACCATGGGTCAGCTGTCCGAAGGCATTCACCTGGTGGAAGACGAGGCCGATGTGGCCACCGTGGCACCGCGCCAGACCGAAAAGCTGGCCGTGGTGACGCAGACCACCTTGAGCGTGGACGACGCCGCCGGCATCATGGCCGCCATCCGTGCCCGCTTTCCGCAGGTGCGCGAGCCCAAGCAGCAAGATATTTGCTACGCCACGCAAAACCGGCAGGACGCCGTCAAGGTGCTGGCGCCGCAGACCGATGTGCTGATCGTGGTGGGCAGCCCCACCAGCTCCAACAGCAACCGCTTGCGCGAGCTGGCCGACCGCCTGGGCACGCCCGCCTATATGGTGGACAACGCCGGCGAGCTCAAGGAAGAATGGTTTGTCGACGCCGCCCGCGTGGGCCTGACGGCCGGCGCTTCGGCTCCCGAGGTGCTGGTCAACGAGGTGATCGCCCGCATCAAGCAGCTGGGCGCGGTGGCTGTGCGCAAGATGGACGGCATTGAGGAAACCATCAAGTTCCCGCTGCCCAAGGGCTTGAAGATCGATGCGGCCACAGGGCTGGAGATCGAGGTGCGCAAGGCACCCGAGACCGGTCACTGA
- a CDS encoding putative sulfate exporter family transporter, whose protein sequence is MGQANAPASAPLPRMEPAPRALQHLGLLPGIALSGVIALAATFVSTLHGGPQLLYALFFGVAFHFLSQDAKTKPGIEFCARAVLRLGVGLLGARITATQIAGLGWSTALIVIAAVLTTIFCGYFLGRRLGMTRPQGILSGGAVAICGASAALAISAVLPRDKNSDRFTLMVVVTVTVLSTVAMVLYPLIARALGLPPEMAGLFIGGSIHDVAQVVGAGYTIDQTTGDYATIVKLFRVSMLAVVVVVVSALFKKQREAAQEQHSGKKPPLVPWFLWVFVALVCVNSLGWVPAMLQLQLTDMSKNCLVLAIAALGMKTSFKQLAQAGWRPFLLLLVETAWMAAFVLLAIALKP, encoded by the coding sequence ATGGGACAAGCCAACGCCCCTGCCAGCGCCCCACTGCCCCGGATGGAGCCAGCGCCGCGCGCGCTGCAGCATCTGGGTCTGTTGCCAGGCATCGCGCTCTCCGGCGTGATTGCCCTGGCGGCGACCTTTGTCTCCACCTTGCATGGCGGGCCGCAGCTGCTGTATGCGCTGTTCTTCGGCGTGGCTTTTCACTTTCTGAGCCAGGACGCCAAAACCAAGCCCGGCATCGAGTTTTGCGCGCGCGCCGTGCTGCGCCTGGGCGTGGGTCTGCTGGGCGCTCGCATCACGGCCACCCAGATTGCCGGCCTTGGCTGGAGCACGGCCCTGATCGTCATCGCCGCCGTGCTGACGACCATTTTTTGCGGCTACTTTCTCGGCAGGCGCCTGGGCATGACACGGCCGCAAGGCATTCTGTCCGGCGGCGCAGTGGCCATCTGCGGCGCCTCGGCAGCGCTGGCCATCTCGGCCGTTCTGCCCCGCGACAAGAACAGCGACCGCTTCACCCTCATGGTCGTAGTCACGGTGACGGTGCTCTCTACGGTCGCCATGGTCCTGTACCCGCTGATTGCCCGCGCCCTGGGGCTGCCGCCCGAAATGGCTGGTCTCTTCATCGGCGGCAGCATTCATGACGTGGCCCAGGTGGTGGGTGCCGGCTACACCATCGACCAGACCACGGGCGACTACGCCACCATCGTCAAGCTGTTTCGCGTATCCATGCTGGCTGTGGTTGTGGTCGTGGTCTCCGCTCTGTTCAAAAAGCAGCGCGAAGCCGCGCAAGAGCAGCACTCGGGAAAAAAGCCGCCACTCGTGCCCTGGTTTTTGTGGGTGTTCGTGGCGCTGGTCTGCGTCAACTCGCTGGGCTGGGTGCCGGCCATGCTGCAGCTGCAGCTGACCGATATGTCCAAAAACTGTCTGGTGCTGGCCATTGCGGCCCTGGGCATGAAGACCTCGTTCAAACAGCTGGCACAAGCGGGCTGGCGCCCGTTTCTGCTGCTGCTCGTGGAAACCGCCTGGATGGCCGCCTTTGTGCTGCTAGCTATCGCACTCAAACCCTAG
- a CDS encoding FKBP-type peptidyl-prolyl cis-trans isomerase: protein MTTSATPSDLPVVQAGSFLTLHYRLAGPAGDVINTFNDKPATLSLGAGELSPAMEDQLIGLVEGAHTTFELPAGAAFGERNADMMQWVARKLMNELGDPHEQYTAGDVVQFPTPDGLGSYAGAVVQVREDGAVLFDFNHPLAGQPVTFEVKLIGVL from the coding sequence ATGACCACAAGCGCAACCCCTTCGGATCTGCCCGTCGTTCAGGCTGGCTCTTTTCTCACGCTGCACTACCGCCTGGCAGGCCCGGCCGGTGATGTGATCAATACCTTCAACGACAAGCCTGCCACGCTGTCGCTGGGTGCTGGCGAGCTCTCGCCCGCCATGGAAGATCAGCTGATCGGCCTGGTTGAAGGCGCGCACACCACCTTCGAGCTGCCCGCTGGCGCGGCTTTTGGCGAGCGCAATGCCGACATGATGCAGTGGGTGGCACGCAAGCTGATGAATGAGCTGGGCGATCCGCACGAGCAGTACACCGCCGGCGATGTGGTGCAGTTCCCCACGCCCGACGGCCTGGGCAGCTACGCAGGTGCCGTGGTGCAGGTGCGCGAAGACGGCGCCGTGCTGTTTGACTTCAACCACCCGCTGGCAGGCCAGCCGGTCACGTTTGAAGTGAAGCTGATCGGAGTGCTCTGA
- the xsc gene encoding sulfoacetaldehyde acetyltransferase, with amino-acid sequence MAATDNRKVVEGVQKMTPSEAFVETCVANGVSEMFGIMGSAFMDAMDIFAPAGIRLIPVVHEQGAAHMADGYARVSGRHGVVIGQNGPGISNCVTGIAAAFWAHSPVVIVTPETGTMGMGLGGFQEANQLPMFQEFTKYQGHVCNPKRMAEFTGRVFDRAMSEMGPTQLNIPRDYFYGEIECEIPKPMRVDRGHGGEQSLQAAVELLKTAKFPVILAGGGVVMGDAVQEAQQLAERLGAPVATGYLRNDAFPAKHPLWAGPLGYQGSKAAMKLIAQADVVIALGSRMGPFGTLPQHGMDYWPKTAKIIQVEADHTNLGLVKKISVGINGDAKAVAAELTKRLANVTLNCDATKAARADTIASEKHAWEKELDEWTHERDPYSLDMIEEAKNERTPTGGTYLHPRQVLRELEKAMPARAMVSTDIGNINSVANSYLRFDEPRSFFAPMSFGNCGYALPTIIGAKCAAPERPAIAYAGDGAWGMSMMEIMTAVRHDIPVTAVVFHNRQWGAEKKNQVDFYNRRFVAGELESESFSDIAKAMGAEGIVVDNIEDVGSALQKAIDMQMNEGKTCVIEIMCTRELGDPFRRDALAKPVRLLEKYKDYV; translated from the coding sequence ATGGCTGCTACTGACAATCGTAAGGTGGTTGAAGGCGTTCAAAAGATGACCCCTTCTGAAGCATTCGTGGAGACCTGTGTCGCCAATGGCGTCAGCGAGATGTTCGGCATCATGGGCTCGGCCTTCATGGACGCCATGGACATCTTTGCTCCTGCAGGCATTCGCCTCATCCCCGTGGTGCACGAGCAAGGTGCAGCCCACATGGCTGACGGCTATGCCCGCGTCTCCGGTCGCCATGGCGTGGTGATCGGCCAGAACGGCCCCGGCATCAGCAACTGTGTTACCGGCATTGCCGCAGCGTTCTGGGCGCACAGCCCGGTCGTGATCGTGACTCCCGAAACCGGCACCATGGGCATGGGTCTGGGCGGCTTCCAGGAAGCCAATCAATTGCCCATGTTCCAGGAGTTCACCAAGTACCAGGGTCATGTCTGCAACCCCAAGCGCATGGCCGAGTTCACGGGCCGCGTGTTTGACCGCGCCATGTCCGAAATGGGCCCCACCCAGCTGAACATTCCCCGTGACTATTTCTACGGCGAAATCGAGTGCGAGATTCCCAAGCCCATGCGTGTGGACCGCGGCCATGGCGGCGAGCAAAGCCTGCAGGCTGCCGTGGAGCTGCTCAAGACCGCCAAGTTCCCCGTGATCCTGGCCGGTGGCGGCGTGGTGATGGGCGATGCCGTGCAGGAAGCACAGCAACTGGCCGAACGTCTGGGCGCTCCCGTGGCAACCGGCTATCTGCGTAACGACGCCTTCCCCGCCAAGCATCCGCTGTGGGCCGGCCCTCTGGGCTACCAGGGCTCCAAGGCAGCCATGAAGCTGATCGCCCAGGCCGACGTGGTGATTGCACTGGGCTCGCGCATGGGTCCCTTCGGCACCCTGCCCCAGCACGGCATGGACTACTGGCCCAAGACGGCCAAGATCATCCAGGTCGAAGCCGACCACACCAATCTGGGTCTGGTCAAGAAGATCTCCGTGGGCATCAATGGCGATGCCAAGGCCGTGGCGGCCGAGCTGACCAAGCGCCTGGCGAATGTGACGCTGAACTGCGACGCGACCAAGGCCGCACGTGCCGACACCATTGCATCCGAAAAGCATGCCTGGGAAAAGGAACTCGACGAGTGGACCCACGAGCGCGACCCCTACAGCCTGGACATGATTGAAGAGGCCAAGAACGAGCGCACACCTACCGGCGGTACCTATCTGCACCCCCGCCAAGTGCTGCGTGAGCTGGAAAAAGCCATGCCGGCACGCGCCATGGTGTCTACCGACATCGGCAACATCAACTCGGTGGCCAACAGCTATCTGCGCTTTGACGAGCCACGCAGCTTCTTCGCTCCCATGAGCTTTGGCAACTGCGGCTACGCCCTGCCCACCATCATCGGTGCCAAGTGCGCAGCCCCCGAGCGTCCAGCCATCGCCTACGCCGGTGACGGCGCCTGGGGCATGAGCATGATGGAAATCATGACCGCCGTGCGCCACGACATTCCCGTCACCGCCGTGGTGTTCCACAACCGCCAGTGGGGTGCGGAAAAGAAGAACCAGGTGGACTTCTACAACCGCCGCTTTGTGGCCGGCGAGCTGGAAAGCGAAAGCTTCTCCGACATCGCCAAGGCCATGGGTGCCGAAGGCATCGTGGTGGACAACATCGAGGACGTGGGCTCGGCTCTGCAAAAAGCCATCGACATGCAGATGAATGAAGGCAAGACCTGCGTGATCGAAATCATGTGCACCCGCGAACTGGGCGATCCGTTCCGCCGCGACGCTTTGGCCAAGCCCGTGCGCTTGCTGGAAAAGTACAAAGACTACGTCTAA